One window of Oncorhynchus masou masou isolate Uvic2021 chromosome 28, UVic_Omas_1.1, whole genome shotgun sequence genomic DNA carries:
- the LOC135518125 gene encoding myocyte-specific enhancer factor 2C-like isoform X6 gives MGRKKIQIARIMDERNRQVTFTKRKFGLMKKAYELSVLCDCEIALIIFNSTNKLFQYASTDMDKVLLKYTEYNEPHESRTNSDIVETLRKKGLNGCDSPDIEADDSAGQSPESEDKYRKINEDIDLLISRQRLCQALPPPNYDMVGSIQGQNNSGLLYSHPGVGGSLYNHSLPPLCQTHSGLQRNSMSPGPQHTHQPPSAGNSGGMMGSELSNSVSNAGSGNYGNHRTSPGLLSPGGMANTSPPMIQAKTSPPMNSMTLIGNRKPDLRTLLPPGNKNNMPSINQRINHSQSAQTLATPVVSIATPTLPGQGMIGYPSALSTSYDTVEYSLGDLSGLGNRSGSLHLGSVTGWQQQPLQNIQHSALGHMGNICQNSNLNLQNVHQNLYIKSEPTSPPRDRGIGFVNGGMGGVSHGYPTNQGPAEAGQSPGDSLSSCGSSYDGSDREDHRGNDNFLLHPMSNHGRHSPSLKRMRLSKCWAT, from the exons atggggaggaaAAAGATCCAGATAGCACGGATTATGGATGAACGTAACAGACAG gtgaCATTCACCAAGCGGAAGTTTGGCCTGATGAAGAAGGCGTATGAGCTGAGTGTTCTGTGTGACTGTGAGATCGCCCTCATCATCTTCAACAGCACCAATAAATTGTTCCAGTATGCCAGCACTGACATGGACAAGGTCCTGCTCAAATACACAGAGTACAACGAACCTCACGAGAGCAGGACTAACTCAGACATCGTGGAA actctGCGTAAGAAGGGTCTAAATGGTTGTGACAGTCCTGACATCGAGGCAGACGACTCTGCTGGTCAGAGCCCCGAGTCAGAGGACAAATACCGCAAAATCAATGAAGACATTGACCTCCTGATCAGCAGACAGAGACTCTGT caGGCTCTCCCCCCGCCTAACTACGACATGGTTGGCTCCATCCAGGGCCAAAACAACAGTGGACTACTATACTCTCACCCTGGGGTGGGGGGATCCTTGTATAACCACAGTCTTCCGCCTCTTTGCCAAACACACTCTGGCCTGCAGAGGAACAGCATGTCGCCTggaccccaacacacacaccaaccccccAGTGCTGGAAACTCAGGAGGGATGATGGGTTCAGAGCTGTCTAACAGCGTCTCCAACGCTG GTAGTGGTAACTATGGTAACCACCGTACCTCACCGGGgctgttatctccaggaggtaTGGCCAACACTTCGCCCCCGATGATTCAGGCCAAGACTTCGCCCCCGATGAACTCCATGACACTGATTGGCAACCGCAAGCCGGACCTCCGCACGCTGCTACCCCCTGGCAACAAGAACAACATGCCCTCCATC AACCAGAGAATAAACCACTCCCAGTCTGCCCAGACATTGGCTACCCCCGTGGTCTCCATAGCAACACCTACTCTGCCCGGGCAGGGTATGATAGGGtacccctctgccctctccaccTCATATGACACAG TAGAGTACTCTCTGGGTGACCTGTCAGGGTTGGGTAACAGATCAGGATCTCTCCACCTGGGTTCAGTAACAGGCTGGCAGCAACAACCGCTACAGAATATACAGCACTCAGCACTGGGACACATggg aaaCATTTGTCAGAACTCCAACCTTAACCTCCAGAATGTCCATCAGAACCTCTACATCAAGTCAGAGCCCACCTCCCCGCCCAGAGATCGAGGCATCGGATTTGTCAACGGAGGGATGGGGGGTGTGTCCCATGGCTACCCAACAAATCAGGGCCCGGCGGAGGCAGGGCAGTCTCCTGGCGACAGCCTATCCAGCTGTGGCAGCTCATACGATGGCAGTGATCGCGAGGATCACCGCGGAAATGACAACTTCCTGCTACACCCAATGTCCAATCATGGGCGCCACAGCCCGTCCCTCAAACGAATGCGCCTATCAAAATGCTGGGCTACATGA
- the LOC135518125 gene encoding myocyte-specific enhancer factor 2C-like isoform X5 has product MGRKKIQIARIMDERNRQVTFTKRKFGLMKKAYELSVLCDCEIALIIFNSTNKLFQYASTDMDKVLLKYTEYNEPHESRTNSDIVETLRKKGLNGCDSPDIEADDSAGQSPESEDKYRKINEDIDLLISRQRLCALPPPNYDMVGSIQGQNNSGLLYSHPGVGGSLYNHSLPPLCQTHSGLQRNSMSPGPQHTHQPPSAGNSGGMMGSELSNSVSNAGSGNYGNHRTSPGLLSPGGMANTSPPMIQAKTSPPMNSMTLIGNRKPDLRTLLPPGNKNNMPSINQRINHSQSAQTLATPVVSIATPTLPGQGMIGYPSALSTSYDTEYSLGDLSGLGNRSGSLHLGSVTGWQQQPLQNIQHSALGHMGNICQNSNLNLQNVHQNLYIKSEPTSPPRDRGIGFVNGGMGGVSHGYPTNQGPAEAGQSPGDSLSSCGSSYDGSDREDHRGNDNFLLHPMSNHGRHSPSLKRMRLSKCWAT; this is encoded by the exons atggggaggaaAAAGATCCAGATAGCACGGATTATGGATGAACGTAACAGACAG gtgaCATTCACCAAGCGGAAGTTTGGCCTGATGAAGAAGGCGTATGAGCTGAGTGTTCTGTGTGACTGTGAGATCGCCCTCATCATCTTCAACAGCACCAATAAATTGTTCCAGTATGCCAGCACTGACATGGACAAGGTCCTGCTCAAATACACAGAGTACAACGAACCTCACGAGAGCAGGACTAACTCAGACATCGTGGAA actctGCGTAAGAAGGGTCTAAATGGTTGTGACAGTCCTGACATCGAGGCAGACGACTCTGCTGGTCAGAGCCCCGAGTCAGAGGACAAATACCGCAAAATCAATGAAGACATTGACCTCCTGATCAGCAGACAGAGACTCTGT GCTCTCCCCCCGCCTAACTACGACATGGTTGGCTCCATCCAGGGCCAAAACAACAGTGGACTACTATACTCTCACCCTGGGGTGGGGGGATCCTTGTATAACCACAGTCTTCCGCCTCTTTGCCAAACACACTCTGGCCTGCAGAGGAACAGCATGTCGCCTggaccccaacacacacaccaaccccccAGTGCTGGAAACTCAGGAGGGATGATGGGTTCAGAGCTGTCTAACAGCGTCTCCAACGCTG GTAGTGGTAACTATGGTAACCACCGTACCTCACCGGGgctgttatctccaggaggtaTGGCCAACACTTCGCCCCCGATGATTCAGGCCAAGACTTCGCCCCCGATGAACTCCATGACACTGATTGGCAACCGCAAGCCGGACCTCCGCACGCTGCTACCCCCTGGCAACAAGAACAACATGCCCTCCATC AACCAGAGAATAAACCACTCCCAGTCTGCCCAGACATTGGCTACCCCCGTGGTCTCCATAGCAACACCTACTCTGCCCGGGCAGGGTATGATAGGGtacccctctgccctctccaccTCATATGACACAG AGTACTCTCTGGGTGACCTGTCAGGGTTGGGTAACAGATCAGGATCTCTCCACCTGGGTTCAGTAACAGGCTGGCAGCAACAACCGCTACAGAATATACAGCACTCAGCACTGGGACACATggg aaaCATTTGTCAGAACTCCAACCTTAACCTCCAGAATGTCCATCAGAACCTCTACATCAAGTCAGAGCCCACCTCCCCGCCCAGAGATCGAGGCATCGGATTTGTCAACGGAGGGATGGGGGGTGTGTCCCATGGCTACCCAACAAATCAGGGCCCGGCGGAGGCAGGGCAGTCTCCTGGCGACAGCCTATCCAGCTGTGGCAGCTCATACGATGGCAGTGATCGCGAGGATCACCGCGGAAATGACAACTTCCTGCTACACCCAATGTCCAATCATGGGCGCCACAGCCCGTCCCTCAAACGAATGCGCCTATCAAAATGCTGGGCTACATGA
- the LOC135518125 gene encoding myocyte-specific enhancer factor 2C-like isoform X4, whose translation MGRKKIQIARIMDERNRQVTFTKRKFGLMKKAYELSVLCDCEIALIIFNSTNKLFQYASTDMDKVLLKYTEYNEPHESRTNSDIVETLRKKGLNGCDSPDIEADDSAGQSPESEDKYRKINEDIDLLISRQRLCQALPPPNYDMVGSIQGQNNSGLLYSHPGVGGSLYNHSLPPLCQTHSGLQRNSMSPGPQHTHQPPSAGNSGGMMGSELSNSVSNAGSGNYGNHRTSPGLLSPGGMANTSPPMIQAKTSPPMNSMTLIGNRKPDLRTLLPPGNKNNMPSINQRINHSQSAQTLATPVVSIATPTLPGQGMIGYPSALSTSYDTEYSLGDLSGLGNRSGSLHLGSVTGWQQQPLQNIQHSALGHMGNICQNSNLNLQNVHQNLYIKSEPTSPPRDRGIGFVNGGMGGVSHGYPTNQGPAEAGQSPGDSLSSCGSSYDGSDREDHRGNDNFLLHPMSNHGRHSPSLKRMRLSKCWAT comes from the exons atggggaggaaAAAGATCCAGATAGCACGGATTATGGATGAACGTAACAGACAG gtgaCATTCACCAAGCGGAAGTTTGGCCTGATGAAGAAGGCGTATGAGCTGAGTGTTCTGTGTGACTGTGAGATCGCCCTCATCATCTTCAACAGCACCAATAAATTGTTCCAGTATGCCAGCACTGACATGGACAAGGTCCTGCTCAAATACACAGAGTACAACGAACCTCACGAGAGCAGGACTAACTCAGACATCGTGGAA actctGCGTAAGAAGGGTCTAAATGGTTGTGACAGTCCTGACATCGAGGCAGACGACTCTGCTGGTCAGAGCCCCGAGTCAGAGGACAAATACCGCAAAATCAATGAAGACATTGACCTCCTGATCAGCAGACAGAGACTCTGT caGGCTCTCCCCCCGCCTAACTACGACATGGTTGGCTCCATCCAGGGCCAAAACAACAGTGGACTACTATACTCTCACCCTGGGGTGGGGGGATCCTTGTATAACCACAGTCTTCCGCCTCTTTGCCAAACACACTCTGGCCTGCAGAGGAACAGCATGTCGCCTggaccccaacacacacaccaaccccccAGTGCTGGAAACTCAGGAGGGATGATGGGTTCAGAGCTGTCTAACAGCGTCTCCAACGCTG GTAGTGGTAACTATGGTAACCACCGTACCTCACCGGGgctgttatctccaggaggtaTGGCCAACACTTCGCCCCCGATGATTCAGGCCAAGACTTCGCCCCCGATGAACTCCATGACACTGATTGGCAACCGCAAGCCGGACCTCCGCACGCTGCTACCCCCTGGCAACAAGAACAACATGCCCTCCATC AACCAGAGAATAAACCACTCCCAGTCTGCCCAGACATTGGCTACCCCCGTGGTCTCCATAGCAACACCTACTCTGCCCGGGCAGGGTATGATAGGGtacccctctgccctctccaccTCATATGACACAG AGTACTCTCTGGGTGACCTGTCAGGGTTGGGTAACAGATCAGGATCTCTCCACCTGGGTTCAGTAACAGGCTGGCAGCAACAACCGCTACAGAATATACAGCACTCAGCACTGGGACACATggg aaaCATTTGTCAGAACTCCAACCTTAACCTCCAGAATGTCCATCAGAACCTCTACATCAAGTCAGAGCCCACCTCCCCGCCCAGAGATCGAGGCATCGGATTTGTCAACGGAGGGATGGGGGGTGTGTCCCATGGCTACCCAACAAATCAGGGCCCGGCGGAGGCAGGGCAGTCTCCTGGCGACAGCCTATCCAGCTGTGGCAGCTCATACGATGGCAGTGATCGCGAGGATCACCGCGGAAATGACAACTTCCTGCTACACCCAATGTCCAATCATGGGCGCCACAGCCCGTCCCTCAAACGAATGCGCCTATCAAAATGCTGGGCTACATGA
- the LOC135518125 gene encoding myocyte-specific enhancer factor 2C-like isoform X2 translates to MGRKKIQIARIMDERNRQVTFTKRKFGLMKKAYELSVLCDCEIALIIFNSTNKLFQYASTDMDKVLLKYTEYNEPHESRTNSDIVETLRKKGLNGCDSPDIEADDSAGQSPESEDKYRKINEDIDLLISRQRLCVSTTGPVCVSTHACSTSQFALLTLVSVSVQQALPPPNYDMVGSIQGQNNSGLLYSHPGVGGSLYNHSLPPLCQTHSGLQRNSMSPGPQHTHQPPSAGNSGGMMGSELSNSVSNAGSGNYGNHRTSPGLLSPGGMANTSPPMIQAKTSPPMNSMTLIGNRKPDLRTLLPPGNKNNMPSINQRINHSQSAQTLATPVVSIATPTLPGQGMIGYPSALSTSYDTEYSLGDLSGLGNRSGSLHLGSVTGWQQQPLQNIQHSALGHMGNICQNSNLNLQNVHQNLYIKSEPTSPPRDRGIGFVNGGMGGVSHGYPTNQGPAEAGQSPGDSLSSCGSSYDGSDREDHRGNDNFLLHPMSNHGRHSPSLKRMRLSKCWAT, encoded by the exons atggggaggaaAAAGATCCAGATAGCACGGATTATGGATGAACGTAACAGACAG gtgaCATTCACCAAGCGGAAGTTTGGCCTGATGAAGAAGGCGTATGAGCTGAGTGTTCTGTGTGACTGTGAGATCGCCCTCATCATCTTCAACAGCACCAATAAATTGTTCCAGTATGCCAGCACTGACATGGACAAGGTCCTGCTCAAATACACAGAGTACAACGAACCTCACGAGAGCAGGACTAACTCAGACATCGTGGAA actctGCGTAAGAAGGGTCTAAATGGTTGTGACAGTCCTGACATCGAGGCAGACGACTCTGCTGGTCAGAGCCCCGAGTCAGAGGACAAATACCGCAAAATCAATGAAGACATTGACCTCCTGATCAGCAGACAGAGACTCTGTGTAAGTACAACTGGACCTGTGTGTGTATCCACTCATGCCTGTTCCACTTCTCAATTTGCCTTGCTAAccctggtgtctgtctctgtccagcaGGCTCTCCCCCCGCCTAACTACGACATGGTTGGCTCCATCCAGGGCCAAAACAACAGTGGACTACTATACTCTCACCCTGGGGTGGGGGGATCCTTGTATAACCACAGTCTTCCGCCTCTTTGCCAAACACACTCTGGCCTGCAGAGGAACAGCATGTCGCCTggaccccaacacacacaccaaccccccAGTGCTGGAAACTCAGGAGGGATGATGGGTTCAGAGCTGTCTAACAGCGTCTCCAACGCTG GTAGTGGTAACTATGGTAACCACCGTACCTCACCGGGgctgttatctccaggaggtaTGGCCAACACTTCGCCCCCGATGATTCAGGCCAAGACTTCGCCCCCGATGAACTCCATGACACTGATTGGCAACCGCAAGCCGGACCTCCGCACGCTGCTACCCCCTGGCAACAAGAACAACATGCCCTCCATC AACCAGAGAATAAACCACTCCCAGTCTGCCCAGACATTGGCTACCCCCGTGGTCTCCATAGCAACACCTACTCTGCCCGGGCAGGGTATGATAGGGtacccctctgccctctccaccTCATATGACACAG AGTACTCTCTGGGTGACCTGTCAGGGTTGGGTAACAGATCAGGATCTCTCCACCTGGGTTCAGTAACAGGCTGGCAGCAACAACCGCTACAGAATATACAGCACTCAGCACTGGGACACATggg aaaCATTTGTCAGAACTCCAACCTTAACCTCCAGAATGTCCATCAGAACCTCTACATCAAGTCAGAGCCCACCTCCCCGCCCAGAGATCGAGGCATCGGATTTGTCAACGGAGGGATGGGGGGTGTGTCCCATGGCTACCCAACAAATCAGGGCCCGGCGGAGGCAGGGCAGTCTCCTGGCGACAGCCTATCCAGCTGTGGCAGCTCATACGATGGCAGTGATCGCGAGGATCACCGCGGAAATGACAACTTCCTGCTACACCCAATGTCCAATCATGGGCGCCACAGCCCGTCCCTCAAACGAATGCGCCTATCAAAATGCTGGGCTACATGA
- the LOC135518125 gene encoding myocyte-specific enhancer factor 2C-like isoform X1 has product MGRKKIQIARIMDERNRQVTFTKRKFGLMKKAYELSVLCDCEIALIIFNSTNKLFQYASTDMDKVLLKYTEYNEPHESRTNSDIVETLRKKGLNGCDSPDIEADDSAGQSPESEDKYRKINEDIDLLISRQRLCVSTTGPVCVSTHACSTSQFALLTLVSVSVQQALPPPNYDMVGSIQGQNNSGLLYSHPGVGGSLYNHSLPPLCQTHSGLQRNSMSPGPQHTHQPPSAGNSGGMMGSELSNSVSNAGSGNYGNHRTSPGLLSPGGMANTSPPMIQAKTSPPMNSMTLIGNRKPDLRTLLPPGNKNNMPSINQRINHSQSAQTLATPVVSIATPTLPGQGMIGYPSALSTSYDTVEYSLGDLSGLGNRSGSLHLGSVTGWQQQPLQNIQHSALGHMGNICQNSNLNLQNVHQNLYIKSEPTSPPRDRGIGFVNGGMGGVSHGYPTNQGPAEAGQSPGDSLSSCGSSYDGSDREDHRGNDNFLLHPMSNHGRHSPSLKRMRLSKCWAT; this is encoded by the exons atggggaggaaAAAGATCCAGATAGCACGGATTATGGATGAACGTAACAGACAG gtgaCATTCACCAAGCGGAAGTTTGGCCTGATGAAGAAGGCGTATGAGCTGAGTGTTCTGTGTGACTGTGAGATCGCCCTCATCATCTTCAACAGCACCAATAAATTGTTCCAGTATGCCAGCACTGACATGGACAAGGTCCTGCTCAAATACACAGAGTACAACGAACCTCACGAGAGCAGGACTAACTCAGACATCGTGGAA actctGCGTAAGAAGGGTCTAAATGGTTGTGACAGTCCTGACATCGAGGCAGACGACTCTGCTGGTCAGAGCCCCGAGTCAGAGGACAAATACCGCAAAATCAATGAAGACATTGACCTCCTGATCAGCAGACAGAGACTCTGTGTAAGTACAACTGGACCTGTGTGTGTATCCACTCATGCCTGTTCCACTTCTCAATTTGCCTTGCTAAccctggtgtctgtctctgtccagcaGGCTCTCCCCCCGCCTAACTACGACATGGTTGGCTCCATCCAGGGCCAAAACAACAGTGGACTACTATACTCTCACCCTGGGGTGGGGGGATCCTTGTATAACCACAGTCTTCCGCCTCTTTGCCAAACACACTCTGGCCTGCAGAGGAACAGCATGTCGCCTggaccccaacacacacaccaaccccccAGTGCTGGAAACTCAGGAGGGATGATGGGTTCAGAGCTGTCTAACAGCGTCTCCAACGCTG GTAGTGGTAACTATGGTAACCACCGTACCTCACCGGGgctgttatctccaggaggtaTGGCCAACACTTCGCCCCCGATGATTCAGGCCAAGACTTCGCCCCCGATGAACTCCATGACACTGATTGGCAACCGCAAGCCGGACCTCCGCACGCTGCTACCCCCTGGCAACAAGAACAACATGCCCTCCATC AACCAGAGAATAAACCACTCCCAGTCTGCCCAGACATTGGCTACCCCCGTGGTCTCCATAGCAACACCTACTCTGCCCGGGCAGGGTATGATAGGGtacccctctgccctctccaccTCATATGACACAG TAGAGTACTCTCTGGGTGACCTGTCAGGGTTGGGTAACAGATCAGGATCTCTCCACCTGGGTTCAGTAACAGGCTGGCAGCAACAACCGCTACAGAATATACAGCACTCAGCACTGGGACACATggg aaaCATTTGTCAGAACTCCAACCTTAACCTCCAGAATGTCCATCAGAACCTCTACATCAAGTCAGAGCCCACCTCCCCGCCCAGAGATCGAGGCATCGGATTTGTCAACGGAGGGATGGGGGGTGTGTCCCATGGCTACCCAACAAATCAGGGCCCGGCGGAGGCAGGGCAGTCTCCTGGCGACAGCCTATCCAGCTGTGGCAGCTCATACGATGGCAGTGATCGCGAGGATCACCGCGGAAATGACAACTTCCTGCTACACCCAATGTCCAATCATGGGCGCCACAGCCCGTCCCTCAAACGAATGCGCCTATCAAAATGCTGGGCTACATGA
- the LOC135518125 gene encoding myocyte-specific enhancer factor 2C-like isoform X3, which translates to MGRKKIQIARIMDERNRQVTFTKRKFGLMKKAYELSVLCDCEIALIIFNSTNKLFQYASTDMDKVLLKYTEYNEPHESRTNSDIVETLRKKGLNGCDSPDIEADDSAGQSPESEDKYRKINEDIDLLISRQRLCALPPPNYDMVGSIQGQNNSGLLYSHPGVGGSLYNHSLPPLCQTHSGLQRNSMSPGPQHTHQPPSAGNSGGMMGSELSNSVSNAGSGNYGNHRTSPGLLSPGGMANTSPPMIQAKTSPPMNSMTLIGNRKPDLRTLLPPGNKNNMPSINQRINHSQSAQTLATPVVSIATPTLPGQGMIGYPSALSTSYDTVEYSLGDLSGLGNRSGSLHLGSVTGWQQQPLQNIQHSALGHMGNICQNSNLNLQNVHQNLYIKSEPTSPPRDRGIGFVNGGMGGVSHGYPTNQGPAEAGQSPGDSLSSCGSSYDGSDREDHRGNDNFLLHPMSNHGRHSPSLKRMRLSKCWAT; encoded by the exons atggggaggaaAAAGATCCAGATAGCACGGATTATGGATGAACGTAACAGACAG gtgaCATTCACCAAGCGGAAGTTTGGCCTGATGAAGAAGGCGTATGAGCTGAGTGTTCTGTGTGACTGTGAGATCGCCCTCATCATCTTCAACAGCACCAATAAATTGTTCCAGTATGCCAGCACTGACATGGACAAGGTCCTGCTCAAATACACAGAGTACAACGAACCTCACGAGAGCAGGACTAACTCAGACATCGTGGAA actctGCGTAAGAAGGGTCTAAATGGTTGTGACAGTCCTGACATCGAGGCAGACGACTCTGCTGGTCAGAGCCCCGAGTCAGAGGACAAATACCGCAAAATCAATGAAGACATTGACCTCCTGATCAGCAGACAGAGACTCTGT GCTCTCCCCCCGCCTAACTACGACATGGTTGGCTCCATCCAGGGCCAAAACAACAGTGGACTACTATACTCTCACCCTGGGGTGGGGGGATCCTTGTATAACCACAGTCTTCCGCCTCTTTGCCAAACACACTCTGGCCTGCAGAGGAACAGCATGTCGCCTggaccccaacacacacaccaaccccccAGTGCTGGAAACTCAGGAGGGATGATGGGTTCAGAGCTGTCTAACAGCGTCTCCAACGCTG GTAGTGGTAACTATGGTAACCACCGTACCTCACCGGGgctgttatctccaggaggtaTGGCCAACACTTCGCCCCCGATGATTCAGGCCAAGACTTCGCCCCCGATGAACTCCATGACACTGATTGGCAACCGCAAGCCGGACCTCCGCACGCTGCTACCCCCTGGCAACAAGAACAACATGCCCTCCATC AACCAGAGAATAAACCACTCCCAGTCTGCCCAGACATTGGCTACCCCCGTGGTCTCCATAGCAACACCTACTCTGCCCGGGCAGGGTATGATAGGGtacccctctgccctctccaccTCATATGACACAG TAGAGTACTCTCTGGGTGACCTGTCAGGGTTGGGTAACAGATCAGGATCTCTCCACCTGGGTTCAGTAACAGGCTGGCAGCAACAACCGCTACAGAATATACAGCACTCAGCACTGGGACACATggg aaaCATTTGTCAGAACTCCAACCTTAACCTCCAGAATGTCCATCAGAACCTCTACATCAAGTCAGAGCCCACCTCCCCGCCCAGAGATCGAGGCATCGGATTTGTCAACGGAGGGATGGGGGGTGTGTCCCATGGCTACCCAACAAATCAGGGCCCGGCGGAGGCAGGGCAGTCTCCTGGCGACAGCCTATCCAGCTGTGGCAGCTCATACGATGGCAGTGATCGCGAGGATCACCGCGGAAATGACAACTTCCTGCTACACCCAATGTCCAATCATGGGCGCCACAGCCCGTCCCTCAAACGAATGCGCCTATCAAAATGCTGGGCTACATGA